A genomic stretch from Blastocatellia bacterium includes:
- a CDS encoding TIGR00266 family protein, whose translation MKCQRCGAEVPPDTKFCTSCGNPVGAPDAQANYGAPPPGYQQPPPGYPQGPPPGYQQGPPPGYPQGPPNYPPPPPGYPQGPPPGYQQGPPPGYQQGPPPGYGQPPPNYPPGQGIHIDADGRGAGRGYNYEILHQPAFSLAVVQLQPEQSIQAEAGAMVSMSANVELQSQMKGGLMGALKRAVGGESAFVSTFTARGGPGEVTLAPGSPGDIAGIEMSNQLFYVQSSSYLAGDAGLVVDTKWGGAKSFFGGEGLFVLQVSGSGLLLVSSFGAIHRKRLAAGERYVVDTG comes from the coding sequence ATGAAATGTCAACGATGTGGCGCGGAGGTCCCGCCGGATACGAAGTTCTGTACCTCTTGCGGCAACCCCGTGGGAGCCCCCGACGCCCAGGCGAATTATGGGGCGCCGCCGCCCGGTTATCAACAGCCGCCACCCGGATATCCGCAAGGCCCACCGCCCGGTTATCAACAAGGCCCGCCGCCCGGTTATCCGCAAGGGCCGCCAAATTATCCCCCGCCGCCGCCGGGCTACCCGCAAGGGCCGCCGCCCGGATATCAACAAGGGCCGCCGCCCGGCTATCAGCAGGGACCGCCGCCCGGTTATGGACAGCCGCCGCCGAATTACCCGCCGGGCCAGGGCATTCATATTGATGCCGATGGGCGCGGCGCGGGGCGCGGCTACAATTATGAAATCCTGCACCAGCCGGCTTTCTCGCTGGCCGTCGTGCAACTGCAACCCGAGCAATCCATCCAGGCCGAAGCCGGGGCAATGGTCTCGATGTCGGCCAACGTCGAGCTGCAATCGCAGATGAAAGGCGGCTTGATGGGCGCGCTCAAGCGCGCCGTCGGCGGCGAATCGGCGTTCGTCTCGACCTTCACGGCGCGCGGCGGCCCCGGCGAAGTCACGCTCGCGCCCGGCAGCCCCGGCGACATCGCGGGCATTGAGATGAGTAACCAGCTCTTCTACGTTCAATCCAGCTCGTACCTCGCGGGCGACGCCGGGCTGGTCGTTGACACGAAGTGGGGCGGCGCGAAGTCCTTCTTCGGCGGCGAGGGGCTCTTCGTTTTGCAGGTGAGCGGCTCGGGGCTTCTGCTCGTCTCGTCCTTCGGCGCGATTCACCGCAAGCGGCTCGCCGCGGGCGAGCGCTACGTCGTTGATACGGGC